A window from Danio aesculapii chromosome 6, fDanAes4.1, whole genome shotgun sequence encodes these proteins:
- the mst1ra gene encoding macrophage-stimulating protein receptor: MFISPKTLLTCVWLQIHLTCAQKTCPAIPQMNVNFSVTYPVSFFQTTNAIQNIVFNEYFDEIYVASQNVVEALDKNLTKLWELKTGPVGSPDCQTCNCDIENEPGTSLDTDNQVLVLEPQQHLDFLYICGSTQYGVCNKLELNKGNITSSPEFFFNKEANSPSDCPDCVASPLGTKVTVVDDGYSTYFFTAATVNSTIAGSFGKHSLSIRRLLNTENGFHADVKYLTVLPKFRDIFTIDYIYTFSTTEYVYFLSVQWESLMKPNAKLQTHLGRLPIKDSELWMYREIILECRFEPKRRRRSFRDVVYNSVQAAHFSTAGKELADDLGVRIDSPILYGVFAVTDQKGSPMRQSALCAFPLDYVNSAIEKGVDACCSSSTEQISRGLCHFQPCEMCPVENSDSLTCKTTPTMVSKPYYRVDFFNGQMSNVLFTSILVSTIDTKTVAHIGTDHGRLLQIILSRSIPVVFANYSLVEDAQKVSRIAAIHSSLESLLFVVGNKLINVSPRGPGCTHFLNCSACLAAPRFMGCGWCGEVCSQQHQCEDQWSGDSCPPVITQFFPRTVPSNGTSELILCGWNFQSASRPSITQMSHEVRVGNSNCTVIPEKTSSSLLVCRVVGEESGLQQSVNITIQVNERKVGSGYFISGKAGIQGFSFVTPEFTDISPSFGPKIGGTLITLSGKHLDAGGSRTISLGDRNCPVESVSSDGTSIVCRSEGVEETSEVNVKVVIDGSTISSTRTFSYRVNPEVTGVNPNCGFRRGSKIIITGQNLDSVSQAVIKYRGGYKDPVQTVCSGQGNPTQMECMSPECEESTGILSVDLDGAKDLQSQTFTCHANGEPIPFETEDRVLELSPGQDEVSLHHKKLALVSGCMEIIMTVNGVDCNAKVLDNEITCRIPKNLTIPRQGAPVKVLVNREEHDIGVVVMKNSNLIVGVVLGILAAVGVGAAIVYVAMAQERKKKKAALVEVRLSMHSNRTTAENYDRSPDGDYRRGLSVSPFHGSGTTFTSLPYAGSMDSAAAPLMHRQVSMSALRPDLLEEVKNVLISPDKIKIQHEQIIGKGHFGTVYHGYLTESDNKEIHCAVKSLNRITDLEEVEQFLREGLFMKAFHHPHVLSLLGIVLPSDGLPLVILPYMKHGDLRHFIRSPERSPTVKDLIGFGLQVAKGMEYLANKKFVHRDLAARNCMLDESFTVKVADFGMARDVYDKEYYSIQDSKKAKLPVKWMALESLQTQKFTTKSDVWSYGVLMWELLTRGASPYPDVDPYDITPYLMQGRRLPQPQYCFDSLWSVLMQCWHPEPEKRPGFTTLVQAVQEIHSGLDGEHYINLQITYVNLDQPRPYPSLCPATPAHSDQSST, from the exons ATGTTCATCAGCCCAAAGACCTTGTTAACATGTGTCTGGTTGCAGATACATCTGACCTGTGCCCAAAAAACATGCCCTGCTATCccacaaatgaatgtaaacttttCTGTGACCTACCCAGTCTCCTTTTTCCAAACCACTAACGCCATACAGAACAtagtttttaatgaatattttgatgAAATTTATGTGGCCTCTCAAAACGTGGTTGAAGCCTTGGACAAAAATCTCACCAAACTATGGGAGTTAAAAACAGGACCAGTTGGCAGTCCAGACTGCCAGACATGTAACTGTGATATTGAGAACGAACCGGGAACATCATTGGACACTGATAACCAAGTTCTTGTTTTGGAGCCTCAGCAGCATCTGGACTTCCTGTACATCTGTGGGAGCACCCAGTATGGAGTCTGTAACAAGCTTGAACTTAATAAAGGCAATATAACCTCTAGCCCcgaattttttttcaataaagaaGCCAACTCACCCTCGGATTGTCCTGACTGCGTGGCCAGTCCTCTGGGAACGAAGGTCACTGTGGTTGATGATGGTTATTCAACATACTTCTTCACAGCAGCCACCGTCAACAGCACCATTGCTGGGTCTTTTGGCAAACACTCACTTTCTATCCGTCGCTTGCTTAACACAGAAAATGGTTTCCATGCCGATGTGAAGTATCTGACTGTTCTTCCCAAATTTCGGGATATATTTACCATTGACTACATCTATACATTTTCCACAACGGAATATGTTTATTTCTTATCTGTGCAATGGGAGAGTCTAATGAAACCAAATGCGAAGTTGCAGACTCATCTCGGGCGTCTGCCGATTAAGGACAGCGAGCTTTGGATGTACAGGGAAATCATTCTGGAGTGCCGCTTCGAGCCTAAACGCAGGAGAAGGAGTTTCAGGGATGTTGTTTACAATTCGGTTCAAGCTGCTCACTTCAGTACAGCAGGCAAAGAGCTGGCTGATGATCTGGGAGTGAGGATAGACAGCCCGATACTGTATGGAGTGTTCGCTGTGACGGATCAAAAGGGCAGTCCAATGAGACAGTCTGCCTTGTGCGCTTTTCCATTGGACTATGTGAACAGTGCCATTGAAAAGGGGGTAGATGCCTGCTGTTCAAGTTCAACAGAGCAGATCTCAAGGGGATTGTGCCATTTCCAGCCCTGTGAAATGTGCCCAGTTGAG AATTCAGACAGTTTGACTTGCAAAACTACTCCCACTATGGTGTCAAAGCCTTACTACAGAGTGGACTTCTTCAATGGGCAGATGAGCAATGTGCTCTTCACCTCTATTCTGGTCTCCACCATTGACACCAAGACTGTGGCTCACATCGGCACGGATCACGGAAGACTTCTGCAG ATCATTCTGAGCAGATCAATCCCTGTAGTGTTTGCCAACTACTCTCTTGTTGAAGATGCACAGAAAGTGTCACGGATAGCCGCCATTCACTCTTCATTAGAATCTCTGCTCTTTGTTGTTGGAAACAAG CTGATAAACGTGTCTCCCAGAGGCCCAGGCTGTACCCATTTCCTCAACTGTTCAGCGTGTTTAGCGGCCCCAAGGTTTATGGGATGCGGCTGGTGTGGTGAAGTCTGTTCCCAACAGCATCAGTGTGAAGATCAGTGGAGCGGCGACTCCTGCCCTCCTGTTATCACCCAG TTTTTCCCCAGGACGGTGCCCTCAAATGGGACGAGTGAACTTATTCTTTGCGGCTGGAATTTCCAGTCAGCGTCCCGTCCTTCTATCACTCAAATGTCTCATGAGGTCAGAGTGGGAAACAGCAACTGTACAGTTATACCAGAGAAAACCAGTAGCTCTTT GCTGGTTTGTAGGGTTGTTGGAGAGGAATCAGGCCTGCAGCAGAGTGTTAACATAACAATCCAAGTGAATGAAAGAAAAGTGGGAAGTGGATACTTCATCTCTGGGAAGGCTGGTATACAAGGCTTCAGTTTTGTG ACTCCAGAATTCACAGATATTAGTCCAAGTTTTGGACCGAAGATTGGAGGAACACTGATCACCCTGTCTGGAAAGCATCTGGATGCTGGTGGAAGCAGAACAATCAGCCTTGGAGACAGAAATTGCCCTGTTGAAAG CGTCTCCAGCGATGGGACTTCTATCGTTTGCCGGTCTGAAGGTGTTGAGGAGACTTCAGAAGTAAATGTGAAGGTTGTAATTGATGGATCAACTATTTCGTCCACAAGAACATTCAGCTACAGGGTGAATCCTGAGGTGACCGGTGTGAACCCCAACTGTGGTTTTAGAAG AGGATCAAAAATTATCATCACCGGGCAGAATCTGGACTCTGTTTCTCAAGCCGTAATTAAATACAGAGGCGGCTACAAAGACCCTGTGCAAACC GTGTGTTCTGGTCAAGGGAATCCCACGCAGATGGAGTGTATGAGCCCTGAATGTGAGGAGTCAACAGGAATCCTCTCTGTGGATCTGGATGGAGCCAAAGATCTCCAATCTCAGACTTTTACCTGCCATGCTAATGGAGAACCCATCCCATTTGAAACAGAGGACCGTGTGCTGGAGCTCAGCCCAGGCCAGGATGAAGTCTCTCTGCAT cacaAGAAACTGGCTTTGGTGTCTGGTTGCATGGAAATCATTATGACAGTTAATGGTGTGGATTGCAACGCTAAAGTTCTGGACAATGAGATCACTTGCAGGATCCCCAAAAATCTGACTATCCCCCGCCAAGGGGCGCCAGTCAAG GTTTTAGTGAACAGAGAAGAGCATGACATTGGTGTGGTTGTAATGAAGAACAGCAACTTAATTGTGGGTGTGGTGCTGGGCATCTTAGCTGCAGTTGGTGTGGGAGCAGCTATCGTCTATGTTGCCATGGCTCAAGAGCGAAAGAAAAAGAAAG CTGCGCTTGTTGAGGTTCGACTGTCCATGCATTCAAATCGCACTACAGCAGAGAATTATGACAGATCACCTGATGGCGACTACAGAAGGG GTCTGTCAGTTTCTCCATTTCATGGCTCGGGCACCACATTCACCAGTCTGCCATATGCCGGCTCTATGGACTCTGCAGCAGCTCCTCTGATGCACCGACAGGTCTCCATGTCTGCTCTCCGGCCAGATCTGCTGGAGGAGGTCAAGAATGTTTTAATCTCACCCGATAAGATCAAAATCCAGCATGAACAAATCATTGGCAAAG GTCATTTTGGAACAGTGTATCATGGATATCTTACTGAAAGTGATAACAAAGAGATCCACTGTGCAGTCAAATCACTGAATA GGATCACTGACCTGGAGGAGGTGGAGCAGTTTTTAAGAGAAGGACTCTTCATGAAGGCCTTCCACCATCCTCACGTCCTGTCTCTTTTGGGCATTGTGCTTCCCAGCGATGGACTTCCTCTGGTTATCCTGCCCTACATGAAACACGGTGATCTCCGGCATTTCATCCGCTCTCCAGAAAGG AGTCCCACAGTGAAGGATCTGATTGGCTTCGGGCTTCAAGTAGCCAAAGGAATGGAGTATCTCGCAAACAAGAAATTTGTGCACAGAGATCTTGCTGCACGCAACTGTAT GCTGGACGAGTCATTTACAGTGAAAGTGGCTGACTTTGGCATGGCACGTGATGTCTATGACAAGGAATACTACAGCATCCAGGACAGCAAGAAAGCGAAGCTGCCAGTCAAATGGATGGCTTTAGAAAGCCTGCAGACACAGAAATTCACCACCAAATCAGATGTG TGGTCTTATGGAGTGTTGATGTGGGAGTTGTTGACGAGAGGAGCCAGTCCGTATCCTGATGTGGACCCTTATGACATCACGCCTTATTTGATGCAAGGCCGTCGACTGCCACAGCCGCAGTATTGCTTTGATTCTct CTGGTCAGTTCTGATGCAGTGCTGGCATCCTGAGCCCGAGAAGAGGCCGGGTTTCACTACACTCGTGCAGGCCGTTCAGGAAATCCACTCCGGCCTGGACGGGGAGCATTACATCAACCTCCAGATCACCTATGTGAATCTGGACCAGCCTCGACCGTATCCATCACTGTGTCCCGCTACACCCGCACACTCAGACCAGTCCTCCACCTGA